One region of Streptomyces sp. CG4 genomic DNA includes:
- a CDS encoding alpha/beta hydrolase, with translation MDLEPGKTVPAVPVPLDAELQVAYDAYLAEEPDLALMSLEKLSVIRAEVDAAVAALEDLSHGGRFTVFQPSVPGLDGAPEIPLLVCTPSGAPASRPALYFIHGGGFYGSDHRTGLDQILETAERFGATLISVGYRLAPEHPYPAQINDAYAGLLWVADHADELGIDSERIVVTGFSAGGTLSAALALTVRDKGGPRLLGQLLIAPLLDDRNDSASALQMDDVELFDRSRNRFAWSSLLGDVQGGADVPQYAAPARATDLAGLPPTFLDVGSAECLRDEILAYADRIWQAGGEAELHVWPGGIHGFDRKAPESRISKAAVAARRNWLEHLLATN, from the coding sequence ATGGATCTTGAACCTGGAAAGACCGTGCCCGCCGTTCCCGTTCCACTCGATGCCGAACTTCAGGTCGCTTATGACGCCTACCTGGCGGAGGAACCGGACTTGGCGCTGATGAGCCTCGAGAAGCTGTCGGTGATCCGCGCGGAGGTCGACGCCGCAGTGGCGGCGCTCGAGGACCTCAGCCATGGCGGGCGCTTCACCGTCTTCCAGCCTTCGGTGCCCGGCCTGGACGGCGCCCCCGAGATCCCGCTGCTGGTGTGCACACCCTCCGGCGCGCCCGCATCGCGGCCGGCGCTCTACTTCATACACGGCGGCGGCTTCTACGGTAGCGATCACCGCACCGGGCTCGACCAGATACTCGAGACGGCCGAGCGGTTCGGGGCGACGCTGATCTCGGTCGGCTACCGGCTCGCGCCCGAGCACCCCTACCCCGCCCAGATCAACGACGCTTACGCCGGTCTGCTGTGGGTCGCCGACCACGCGGACGAGCTCGGCATCGACTCGGAGCGCATCGTCGTCACGGGCTTCAGCGCCGGCGGCACCCTCAGCGCCGCGCTCGCTTTGACCGTGCGCGACAAGGGCGGTCCCCGCCTGCTCGGCCAGCTGCTGATTGCCCCGCTGCTCGACGACCGCAACGACAGCGCCTCGGCCCTGCAGATGGACGACGTCGAACTCTTCGACCGCAGCCGCAACAGGTTCGCCTGGAGCTCGCTGCTCGGCGACGTCCAGGGCGGAGCTGACGTGCCGCAGTACGCTGCGCCCGCCCGCGCCACTGACCTGGCCGGCCTGCCGCCCACATTCCTCGACGTCGGCTCCGCCGAGTGCCTGCGCGATGAGATCCTCGCCTACGCCGACCGGATCTGGCAGGCCGGCGGCGAAGCCGAACTGCACGTGTGGCCCGGCGGAATCCACGGCTTCGACCGGAAAGCCCCCGAGTCGCGGATCAGCAAGGCCGCTGTCGCGGCACGCCGCAACTGGCTGGAGCACCTTCTCGCCACCAACTGA